In Pangasianodon hypophthalmus isolate fPanHyp1 chromosome 5, fPanHyp1.pri, whole genome shotgun sequence, the DNA window tctgtaagtgctttatccAGTTCCGTGTCATTGTGGATCCAGACCCACAATGGAAGGTTGAAAGTAACCCTAATTTGATTTCATACCAGTTGTAAAATTTGTCTTAAAAATACACTGGTTTCATTTTATTCCATGATTTGCAATATAAACATCATTTCTGATGAACATTTTGGGGCATAGACTCAAtgaaactggatagttgaagactggaaaaagaccaggtgattttttttttgtctaatcttcaactatccagtttggGTGTGCCCATGAGAGACTCAGattgctgttcttggctgacagcagtggaaACCAATGTGGTCTACTGTTGTTGTCCATCCACCTCatggttcgatgttttgtgcacgctgaaatgcttttctgctcaccatggttgtaaagagtgattatttgaattactatatccttcctggcagctcgaaataatctggccattttcctctgacctctctctaatcaacaaggcatttccacccacagagctgtcgctcactcagtgttttaaatgttgagctgtatctgcttgatttttgcatttgcgctgctgccacatgattggctgattagataactgcatgaatgtgcagatgtacaggtgttcctactGTAATAAAGATAGACAGTtacaactttattgtcattgcacagtACAGGTACTCAGCAACGAAATATAGTTTAGTGGCTACCAGAAGTGCAAAAGGTAGCATTGTGCAAACTAACAAAGTGCAggttgaatatgtaaatatatatacagtaaataaataaagaacaagGCTTTGGGTAGTGAATATGTGCAGTAACTGTTGAGTAGATAACAGTAAGAATGGTAAATTACACTATGTTATAATAGAAAAACTCTATAACcatgccaaatcaaatacgcggaccaatgatccgcagtgacgacccctaatgggagcagccgaaagaggagatactgtatgtatattgtatatacaacAGTACCCAGATTATCCATGGATAATATACAATGTATATGCAGATAATATACAGATATTATAAAGATAATATAAAgaatgtgcagatgtacagggcctccctttgctctcaaaacagccacAATTcacacaagatgttggaaacttCCTTTGAGaatctggtccatgttgacatgattgcatcacgcaattcctgcagatttttttcaggtgcttttcatgctgcaaatctcctgttctaccacatcccaaatgtgctctattggattcagatccagtgactgggaaggccaatgaagaacattgaactcattgtcatgttcatgaaattagtttgagacaacttttgctttgtaaaatggtgcattatcatgctggaagtagcctttagaagatgggtaaattgtggccatgaagggatgcacatggtcagcaacaatacttaaataggctgtggcattcaagcgatgattgattggtattaacaggccgaaagtgtgccaagaaaacattccccacagcattacaccacctccaccagcctggactgttgacacaagcaggttgggtccatggatttatgctgttgatgccaaattctgaccctaacATCTGTgtgcagaaatcgagattcatcagaccaggctaagtttttccattcttcaactgtccagtttttgtAGCCTCAGCTTTGAAGCGTTGtgcttctgagatgcttttctgctcaccacaattgtacagagtagTTATCTGAGTTATTATCAGCCCAAAGCAGtcatagaaatactcaaaccagcctgtctggcaccaacaatcatgtcacagtcaaaatcacagagatccctttttttccccattctgatggttgatgtgaacattacctgaagctgctggcccatatctgcatgattttatgcattgcactgctaccacttgattggctgattagataattgcatgaatgtgtaggtgtacaggtgttcctaataaaatgctaagtgagtgtatataaacaGCAACATGACTATAGGAAACTCAGTAATACAGACAGCGAAAACAATGTTGAATAGTTAATGGGAAATCTGATTAATGATGGCTTAAATATTACATCTGACCCTCTAATCACATGAAACTGGTATAGATGTGTAACATAACACATTATGGAGTATATCACTTATTTGTCTCAGACATACAGTTTTATTAGAAACCAGGATGAAGTTCTCTTTTAAGAGCAAATGTAAGATGAAGGAAAATAGTGTAAGATCTGAAAGGAGTTCACATTAATGATCTCAGAGAAAATGACAAGGGTaagggctacaatagcagaaaaaaatcaatacctttatatgaatatatacatgCAAAGGTCCACAAGATGTTGTACATATactcataaattaaatttacacagacatatatgtacacataaaaatatcagtgtaaacaatataaaatatacatgatgactttgcattttttcagattttacaaaaaaaaaaaaaattcctattGTTATAGAAATTGGCAGGATAAGGTGATGGCATATACTTCACAAATGGGCAGCCACAAACATGTCAAGTTGAAAGTGATCATATATCATCACACAGAAAGGACACAGGGAACAAAACAAATTCATAATCCtataaatacatgtataaaaGAGTTTTTATTGGCTGTAAAAAAGTTTACTAGGTAGTTTTTCTGCTGCATTTGAATTATTAATAGACCCTTTTGGTGAAAAGGTTTTAAGCCCTCTTAAATGAAAAGGTTTATCAAAAAGGTTTAGGCAGCATTCCTGGGCTTGTGTGTCCTACATGGTTTGTGGTTTTACCATAGTGACTAAATCACAAATGAGAAATCGGTGCATTAGAAAAGTTTTGAGGAGTTTTTGTGCGCTAAGACGACACTGTGTCTCATCTTTGATGTAAATGGGGTATTAAAGTCATCCAtcatttcaaatacattttcaaaaagttCAATGTTTCTGTGGTccctcctccttccttcctgtctgtTTTGTTTGATTGGCAGGCAAGTTATATGACATGTCAGACAACACTTCCTAATGATCACAGTTCTGGATTTACACTTCTGCTTGATCCCTCCCTTAATAAACAGCAGCCTTTATTTCTTAAACACTGCACAGCACACATACctacacacataaaacacactctCCCACTTGCGAATACAAGTATCTGTCTTGTACATAAAtacttttcatttcaaaaagaaacacactgCTGCGTATCAAAATATGTCCAATATGAGAAACGTGATTtctaaaaaaagtgaaaaaagaaacactgttTCTGAGTTTATTGTGTATAAAAGCGACAGACACAGCAGAGGGTCAGACGGAGGTCTCTGACTGCACTTGCAGCACGAACTTGTGTGATTTTGGGTGGACGTACTCCTCGCTGATTCTGAGCTGCGGGATGGCCTTGCTGCTGACCACCAGGCAGAAGTGGCTGTTTTTGAGCTGGAACTCAGTGCCATGACGCAGTGGGCTGGTGACCGACGCCTCGCTGACCAGCGTCCACTGCAGAGCCCGCCAGCACTCACTGTTGTACTGCAGAGTGGGACCAGGAGTCAGGTAGCTCTCCAGAAATGCCTGTTGACAAAACACAGCGCTGAGCACAAACAGGAGACTAcagtttgccaaaaaaaaacaccttttaaTGGAAATTGGCCTAATTTTCTCCAGCAGTATAACTGCTTTCCcatcagtgtttaatgattttaatgattaatgaaaacctttgtgcCAGTCCCCATTAGAAATATATGTTTGTCAGcaggtgtttgtttttgttttttgctttatgGAGTTATGCTACTGCCAAAAGTGAGCCACATACAGTAGCTTAATTTGTtgaacttttcttcttctcttgaTTTCTGACAGAAAAGCCGTACAGTTTTGTGTTGAGAAGCAAATCAAATCCGTTAACAATCTGGTAAATGCTtgcacttttttcctttttcttttttttttttttttgcaagacaGTGTGAGTGAATTAGTATGCTGTGGGCACATAATATTTTGGTAGGCACGtaccaaaaaatattaaaggtaCCAAAAAAGCATCACAATGCACAAAAATGATTTAGTTTGCAAACTACCTTGAAAACACACATTATCACTAACCATAGATGCAAGAATTACATTCATATTCTgaagtaacatttttttataaatgcagaaatattacctacaaactattaaaaatgatGTGCTTGCATGAACAGCAGAGATTGTCCTTCCAATGAATCTAccactgtgtatttgtgtgtgtgtataccttggGGCTCATGTTGTTGGTAATACAGAAAGCGAGGTGGCCCTGGATGCTGTCCATGCTGTGGCAGTGCTGCTGACGTGTTGTGCGCAGGTACTTCTGTAGTGCACGTGCCATTGAGGGGAAAATAGCCTGTGCTGCCTCACGTGCCTCCATCACGTCTCCTGGtggcttctttttttcctcctcctgcaACCGCCGCACATGCGTAAACGCCTCCTCTACTGCCACCACCAGCCTTGAGAGAACATTAAACAGATATTAATCCTGTAGCAAAGTGCAACCATCAGATGGAACTAGTGAGCTGATTTAGTGATATACTGAATTCTGGTCCTCTATTTACTTAATTTGTTGTCTGCTCTGCTTTAGCAGCATGTATCataatctcagtataaatatcCCACTATCACTCAGTTGTGAagtctccctctctttcttttaccGTGCTCTGCGTTTGCGGACTCTTCTCTCGTAGTCAGCCTCCTCGTAGTAAAGCTCACTGTGGCTGGTGTCTTTGTGTCGGGCCGCAGGAGCCATCTTGGCACGAGACTGACTCGCTGCACCATCACTGCCAGGACCTGACAGGATGAAGAACAGCATGATGGGATCTTAGAGAGTTCTAACCTGAAAAATCTTAACTTGGACACTGTATAATAACTCAAGCAGGTGTATTCTCTGTAAGGAAGAAAACATTTAAGAGCATTctgtttcaggaaaataatcaatgatggggtttTGTGACATCAGGCTGTTATCACCAtttgtctataacagcacatcctgaaatgttttatttctcttgtacCACAGAAAATTgccaattctaacatttttttattaattcaagaaAGATATCTCATACtctttatccgtttatagttatcTCATCTgcaaaataagttagttcctgttcttgtgAGTTACAGTACTACTGTTTGTCTCTCTTgcagttaataaaacaaaacaaaaaaaacctgcaatatATTACCAAGACACTGCAAAgacctctgttctgaagactttcctgtgtcagaaaccttaaagttacagctttacctatgactgttacaaagcgctgacactggcaTCTTCTCAGTGAAAacttcaacaattacacacatttttttaatccatgatTGTGATTTGTCCGTTATACAAGTcgctgtgtaagttgttactatagaaacatattaGAACAGTGCTTTAATAGAAagctgtgatttgtcttgcagccagaCATACTGTCCAAGCCATGCTATTATAAATAATCagtccacaccttctgaccaatcagaattgagaattcaacactgctgtgatataaatataatagttACATATGAGGTACTGTAGCCAGCTAACAAAGATTGATGAAtatcataaaataatacaaaatgccATAATCAAAATAGACTCTACTGCTGGATACtgtaatacattttctttttacataGCTGTCTATAGCACCCAATCCACCTGCTTTAGTTATGTTATATAGCTTTAAATATGTAGATAGTAAGCCTAATCTCATTAACAGCCTGTGGAGATAATTGAGCTTGGCTGATGGGAAGTCTAGTATGACTATAGCAGAGGCACTGTTTTACTGTACCAGGTTTTGAAGTTCACTCTCTGGGGGTTACTATTAGAGCCAATTATGCAGTTATGTTGTCTACTGCTAAACAAAGCTTATTCAATCTGGTTCAGTTGGATTTAATCAGATGAACACATGAGGGCAGCACCGTGCATGTACACACCATGAGCGTAGTGCTTAATGATCCCAAAACCAAGCCATATACTATAAGCTGAAACCATGAGCACAGTCATTGcttaaaataaacactgcttTAGTTGTgagattttttattaaaaaaatcaaagtgaaattTGGTTAATCATGATTATGATCATTGATTAATCATGAGTTTTGCATACAATAGTGAAAGCAATcaattactttaaaaatcaagacaaatgtaaatagtgaTGTTAATGCCTgtgtaaaaattaatttctgaaacaaaatatattttaataatcagtttttacttaaaatgaaaTTGTGTCCTCCCAACCAAGTGGTTTTCATTTAGGAGAAACAGCCAGCAAGTGCTCAGCTTGTTTGTGGACTTCAAGAAAATCCTCCTGGGTGACGCTTCCTCATGAAACTGGTTGAGAAAAATGtcaagagtgtgcaaagctcAGACATCtcttttaaattctgtttagaaagcaaaacataaaatagtttgatttgttttacaCATTTCTTGGTCGCTGCA includes these proteins:
- the vangl1 gene encoding vang-like protein 1 isoform X2; this translates as MDTDSVHSGHSQHSRGSNRHSDRSKDRHKPRSHDGSNRSDKNVTISSLSAQTGATEQTPASTEPQDENYQGIVQFAVSLVDTLLFTHYLAVVLLEVRQLQPCFSLCVTRSTDGETRHYNLGQLSIQRAALVVLEHYYKDFSVHNAALLTAAKSRTAKHLAALKVYNVDGPGSDGAASQSRAKMAPAARHKDTSHSELYYEEADYERRVRKRRARLVVAVEEAFTHVRRLQEEEKKKPPGDVMEAREAAQAIFPSMARALQKYLRTTRQQHCHSMDSIQGHLAFCITNNMSPKAFLESYLTPGPTLQYNSECWRALQWTLVSEASVTSPLRHGTEFQLKNSHFCLVVSSKAIPQLRISEEYVHPKSHKFVLQVQSETSV